In Theropithecus gelada isolate Dixy chromosome 13, Tgel_1.0, whole genome shotgun sequence, one DNA window encodes the following:
- the VAMP5 gene encoding vesicle-associated membrane protein 5, giving the protein MAGKELERCQRQANEVTEIMLNNFDKVLERDGKLAELEQRSEQLLDMSSTFSKTTKTLAQKKRWENIRSRVCLGLVVVGGLLIILIVLLAVFLPQNSDSSSAPRTQDAGTASGPGD; this is encoded by the exons ATG GCAGGAAAAGAGTTGGAGCGGTGCCAGCGGCAGGCGAACGAGGTGACGGAAATTATGCTTAACAACTTCGACAAGGTCCTGGAGCGTGATGGGAAGCTGGCCGAACTGGAGCAGCGTTCAGAGCAACTCCTGGATATG AGCTCAACCTTCAGCAAGACTACAAAGACCCTGGCCCAGAAGAAGCGCTGGGAGAACATCCGTAGCCGGGTCTGCTTGGGGCTGGTGGTGGTCGGTGGCCTGCTCATCATCCTGATTGTGCTGCTGGCCGTCTTTCTCCCTCAGAACAGTGACAGCAGTAGTGCCCCACGGACCCAGGATGCAGGCACTGCCTCAGGGCCTGGGGACTGA
- the VAMP8 gene encoding vesicle-associated membrane protein 8, with protein sequence MEEASEGGGNDRVRNLQSEVEGVKNIMTQNVERILARGENLEHLRNKTEDLEATSEHFKTTSQKVARKFWWKNVKMIVLICVIVFIIILFIVLFATGAFS encoded by the exons ATG GAGGAAGCCAGTGAAGGTGGAGGAAATGATCGCGTGCGGAACCTGCAGAGTGAGGTGGAGGGAGTTAAGAATATTATGACCCAGAATGTGGAGCGGATCCTGGCCCGAGGGGAAAACTTGGAACATCTCCGCAACAAGACAGAGGATCTGGAAGCCACA TCTGAGCACTTCAAGACGACATCGCAGAAGGTGGCTCGGAAATTCTGGTGGAAGAATGTGAAGATGATTGTCCTTATCTGCGTGATTGTTTTTATCATCATTCTCTTCATTGTGCTCTTTGCCACTGGTGCCTTCTCTTAA